The DNA window GTGGGGCCACGGGGTATAGAAAATGGAGAAAAGTTCAAGACTCTCTGAAATGAGCCTCCGCCCCCCTCCTTTCCGCGGGGGGACGGTAGCCGGGGGCACCGCCAGGCAATCGCCCCGTCTGCTTTTTTGAAGCTTAGCTGACGGTTCATCGCGGTCTACTTGCCAAAGTGTTTGCTAAGAATGCTGCCGCCCCCGCGCCCGGTACGCCGCTGCCTTTGCACGGTTGCCGCACACGGCCATGCTGCACCAGCGCCGTGCATGGCTCTTGCTCACGTCGAGGAACCAGAGCGTGCAGTCGGCCCGTTCGCATTTTCGCACGTAGGTGAAGTCCTTCCGGACGATGAAGTCGCCGATCGCGTCGAAGATCGGATAGATAAGCGACGTGGCGTCCTCCCACCGGCGCTTCGACCGCCAATGGAATGCGCAGGGCATGCTGTCGCCGCGCACCGATACGTCGCCGGGGAGTGTGCCTTCGATTTGCCGATAAGCCTTGTCGCTCGCGAGGATCTTGTTCAACGCCGCCAATTCCTCGGCGGATAGCCGTGCCAGCCGCTTGCCGGCATTCTTGTGAACGAAGGTTCGAAACCATTCACGAAAATGGCGCACGTCCGCCGCCACTTTATTGAGGGCGTGCGGGGTCTCGACGGCTCCGATTCGCGCCAATGCATTCACCGGCACGGCATTTACCTGCGCGAGCCACACGACAAGGTCGCGGCCATTCGCCAGCCATTCGATTTCCCGCCCCCATGGCGACGCAACGGTGTTGAGAAAATCGAGTGCCAGATCTCCGCCGACGAAAGACGGGGCGGGGCGCGGCTCGGCCATAAGCGATCTCCAATGGGCAGTCGTTCTGCTCTCCAATCTCCAGAACGGTAACCGGTAATATTCCCGTTGACAAGTTACACGCAATAAGTAACCTGACAAATGAAAAAATACCGGTTACAACTTGCGAACCTAATTTTCTAGGAGATGGAAATGACGGTCACATATCGCACCCAATCCGTGGACGGGCTCAAGATGTTCTATCGCGAGGCCGGCGATCCGAAGGCGCCGGCGCTCCTGCTGCTGCACGGCTTTCCCACGTCGTCGCACATGTATCGTGAACTCATCCCCGCTCTCGCCGACCGCTACCATCTGGTCGCGCCGGATCTGCCAGGGTTCGGCTACACCGATGCGCCGGATCGGGCCCAATTCAATTACAG is part of the Alphaproteobacteria bacterium genome and encodes:
- a CDS encoding CGNR zinc finger domain-containing protein, which produces MAEPRPAPSFVGGDLALDFLNTVASPWGREIEWLANGRDLVVWLAQVNAVPVNALARIGAVETPHALNKVAADVRHFREWFRTFVHKNAGKRLARLSAEELAALNKILASDKAYRQIEGTLPGDVSVRGDSMPCAFHWRSKRRWEDATSLIYPIFDAIGDFIVRKDFTYVRKCERADCTLWFLDVSKSHARRWCSMAVCGNRAKAAAYRARGRQHS